A genome region from Thermococcus gorgonarius includes the following:
- a CDS encoding M48 family metallopeptidase, producing MDLEIRRRPVRYARIEVKPDGRVVVTAPEGFDVESFVERHKGWLEAKLAEIKNLRERTGSGFPIDGEPYKVIRGRKTRVHEKFRTVVFSAYPDEAIAELKSYLRPRILALVNEYSREMGVSPKKVFIRHQRSRWGSCSPRGNINFNVRLVSVPPELREYVVVHELAHLKYMNHSKEFWNLVGRFYPDYREARKELKKWWSIIELNPYWRWLGGG from the coding sequence ATGGACTTGGAAATCAGGAGAAGACCCGTCAGGTACGCGCGGATTGAGGTGAAGCCTGACGGCAGGGTAGTCGTTACCGCACCCGAAGGCTTTGACGTTGAGTCCTTTGTGGAGCGCCATAAGGGGTGGCTTGAGGCCAAGCTCGCCGAGATTAAAAACCTCCGCGAGAGAACCGGGTCGGGGTTTCCCATAGACGGGGAGCCATACAAGGTCATCCGCGGGAGAAAGACCAGGGTGCACGAGAAGTTCAGAACAGTCGTCTTCTCAGCCTATCCAGACGAGGCCATCGCCGAGCTTAAGTCATATCTCAGACCCAGGATACTGGCTTTAGTCAACGAATACTCCAGAGAGATGGGCGTTTCCCCAAAGAAGGTATTCATCAGGCACCAGCGAAGCAGGTGGGGAAGCTGCTCTCCCAGGGGGAACATTAACTTCAACGTCCGCCTCGTTTCCGTCCCGCCCGAGCTCAGGGAATACGTGGTGGTTCACGAGCTGGCCCACCTGAAGTACATGAACCACTCAAAGGAGTTCTGGAACCTCGTCGGGCGCTTTTATCCAGACTACAGGGAAGCCAGAAAAGAGCTCAAGAAGTGGTGGAGCATCATCGAGCTGAATCCATACTGGAGATGGCTTGGTGGTGGGTAA
- a CDS encoding TRM11 family SAM-dependent methyltransferase, with the protein MYAVIFGKNPDLSEAEFYSFSRRFGLKVRPIESSRHWLLFDSSPDVERQFYWLGGSLKLVRIVGEGEEAIKDLEYSKIFTVSLYGRSDWKLWRKLGSEIKRHFKEEGPAKFFKPAKVYSMPAELILKGFPEVKDFVFLFRDDGSFLVGETVKVTDPFELKKLDVERPVQKPILSIPPRLARIMVNLTEVRKGSFLDPFCGIGTVVQEFVLQGLNAYGSDRDPEQIRAAKKNLTWLRKEFRLKNSAHLEVCDARKLKRCFRQRFNAIVTEPYLGKPLRRNPSRGEAIKLANELDRFYYSVFESFADVLKRNGKVVFVFPAYKLSDGGIYRKERKWLGKLGFEVLGRYTDYEERHRLIRDIHVLRYRG; encoded by the coding sequence ATGTACGCAGTAATCTTTGGCAAAAATCCAGACCTTAGTGAGGCCGAATTTTATTCATTCAGCAGGAGATTCGGCCTTAAAGTTCGACCAATCGAGTCCAGTCGTCACTGGTTGTTATTCGATTCATCACCGGACGTTGAAAGGCAATTCTACTGGCTCGGCGGCTCCCTCAAGCTCGTGAGAATAGTTGGCGAAGGCGAAGAGGCTATCAAAGACCTTGAATACTCCAAAATCTTCACGGTCAGCCTCTACGGAAGGAGCGACTGGAAGCTCTGGAGGAAGCTGGGAAGCGAGATAAAGAGGCACTTCAAGGAAGAAGGGCCGGCTAAGTTCTTCAAGCCCGCCAAGGTTTATTCGATGCCTGCGGAGCTCATCCTGAAGGGCTTTCCAGAAGTTAAGGACTTCGTCTTCCTCTTTAGGGATGACGGAAGCTTTCTCGTCGGCGAGACCGTTAAAGTGACCGACCCATTCGAGCTGAAGAAGCTCGACGTCGAGAGGCCGGTTCAGAAGCCAATCCTCTCGATCCCGCCAAGGCTTGCGAGGATAATGGTGAACCTGACGGAAGTAAGAAAAGGCAGCTTCCTGGATCCTTTCTGCGGAATTGGGACGGTGGTTCAGGAGTTCGTCCTTCAAGGTTTGAACGCCTATGGGAGCGACCGCGATCCGGAGCAGATACGGGCGGCAAAGAAGAACCTCACCTGGCTCAGGAAGGAGTTCAGGCTTAAAAACTCGGCCCATTTAGAGGTCTGCGACGCGAGGAAGTTAAAACGCTGTTTTAGACAGAGGTTCAACGCCATAGTGACGGAACCCTATCTTGGGAAGCCCCTCCGGAGAAACCCGAGCAGGGGGGAGGCAATTAAACTCGCCAACGAGCTCGACCGGTTCTACTATTCGGTCTTCGAGAGCTTTGCCGATGTTCTCAAGAGAAATGGAAAGGTCGTCTTCGTCTTCCCGGCTTACAAGCTGAGCGACGGTGGGATATACAGAAAAGAGAGGAAGTGGCTCGGAAAGCTCGGCTTCGAGGTTCTGGGGAGATACACGGACTACGAGGAGAGGCACCGCTTAATCAGGGACATCCACGTGCTGAGGTACAGGGGTTAA
- a CDS encoding M55 family metallopeptidase, giving the protein MRAFVSIDLEGLPYIVSPLHLRPGTPLYNEARRIATEIVKIAANALYDNGFDEVVVADGHGPMITVIPEEMPEYVELVRGSPRPLGMVEGAEGSDAAIFLGYHARAGTQRTSFDHTYSSSTVDWIKVNGVEVSEFLLNSYLLGEKGIPVILVAGDRALIETDVKTYAPWAVGVPLKDSITRYSSRSPSMVKVKALLTAGITEAVLKFEEGETKPLTTEKPMEVEIRFLGSHMADAAELLPFVERLDGKRIKFSSETVEEAYKTIRLLLLAAYGVYSLMK; this is encoded by the coding sequence ATGAGGGCCTTTGTGTCCATAGACCTTGAGGGTTTGCCGTACATAGTTTCTCCACTCCACCTGCGGCCGGGCACTCCACTCTACAACGAAGCCAGAAGAATCGCCACGGAGATCGTGAAGATCGCGGCAAACGCTCTCTATGACAACGGCTTCGATGAAGTCGTGGTTGCCGACGGCCACGGGCCCATGATAACCGTTATCCCCGAGGAAATGCCCGAGTACGTCGAGCTGGTCAGAGGATCCCCAAGACCCCTTGGAATGGTTGAAGGTGCCGAAGGTAGTGACGCGGCCATCTTCTTGGGCTATCACGCCAGAGCAGGAACCCAAAGGACCTCCTTTGATCATACGTACAGCAGCTCTACCGTCGACTGGATAAAGGTAAACGGCGTAGAAGTAAGCGAGTTCCTGCTGAATTCCTACCTTCTGGGCGAGAAGGGTATTCCGGTAATCCTGGTGGCTGGGGACAGAGCTCTCATTGAAACCGACGTGAAAACTTATGCCCCCTGGGCTGTGGGGGTTCCACTCAAGGATTCGATCACGCGGTACTCCTCGAGGAGTCCCAGCATGGTCAAGGTTAAAGCCCTTCTAACCGCCGGAATAACCGAAGCCGTGTTAAAGTTCGAGGAAGGCGAGACAAAACCCTTAACAACAGAAAAGCCGATGGAAGTTGAGATCAGATTCCTGGGAAGCCACATGGCAGATGCAGCAGAGCTATTGCCTTTCGTTGAAAGACTGGACGGAAAAAGGATAAAGTTTAGTTCAGAAACAGTTGAAGAAGCGTATAAAACCATCCGTCTTCTCCTGCTGGCCGCATACGGGGTTTATTCGCTCATGAAGTGA
- a CDS encoding type II toxin-antitoxin system PemK/MazF family toxin: MPRSSSNFRQGEILLLGLPFTDYLGEKLRPVLVVSSDELNKVSDDLIVLKITGSPHFEEFQVELEQKDLLRGKLKNKSFIDCSSVFTVKKSLIIKSIGEIGPEKMDEVKEILKRTFGVG; encoded by the coding sequence ATGCCGAGGAGCTCTTCGAATTTTAGGCAGGGTGAGATACTCCTCTTGGGGCTTCCCTTCACAGACTACCTGGGAGAGAAGCTCCGTCCAGTACTGGTTGTCAGCTCCGATGAGCTAAACAAGGTAAGCGACGATTTGATAGTGCTCAAAATAACCGGAAGCCCACACTTTGAGGAATTTCAGGTTGAACTTGAGCAGAAAGACCTCCTTCGGGGTAAGCTCAAGAATAAGAGCTTCATAGACTGTTCTTCTGTTTTTACGGTCAAAAAATCGCTCATTATCAAGAGCATTGGGGAGATTGGCCCCGAGAAGATGGATGAAGTTAAGGAGATCCTGAAACGGACGTTCGGCGTTGGTTAA
- a CDS encoding 30S ribosomal protein S15 — MARIHARKRGKSGSKRPPRTAPPAWVEYTAEEVEGLVVKLRKEGYSTAMIGTILRDQYGIPSVKLITGKKITKILEENGLAPEIPEDLMFLIRRAVNLRKHLEQHPKDKHSMRGLQLIESKIRRLVKYYRRTGKLPPKWRYDPEQAKLLVR; from the coding sequence ATGGCAAGGATACACGCGAGAAAGAGGGGTAAGTCTGGATCAAAAAGGCCTCCAAGGACCGCTCCACCCGCCTGGGTTGAGTATACCGCGGAGGAAGTTGAAGGACTCGTTGTAAAGCTCAGGAAAGAGGGCTACAGCACTGCCATGATCGGAACGATCCTGAGGGATCAGTACGGAATCCCGAGCGTCAAGCTCATCACGGGTAAGAAGATAACCAAGATACTTGAGGAGAACGGTCTTGCCCCGGAAATCCCGGAGGATCTGATGTTCCTCATCAGGCGCGCAGTGAACCTGAGGAAGCACCTGGAGCAGCACCCGAAGGACAAGCACTCCATGAGGGGACTTCAGCTCATCGAGAGCAAGATCAGAAGGCTCGTCAAGTACTACAGAAGAACCGGAAAACTGCCGCCGAAGTGGCGCTACGATCCGGAGCAGGCCAAGCTCCTGGTCCGCTGA
- a CDS encoding ABC transporter ATP-binding protein: MIKAVELRKYFGSIKALDGLTVDMPKGVNLVVGPNGGGKSTFFKIAAGVYRPTGGKIRVLGKDPWVDADFKRKVGVSFDPAAFPPLMSGREWLSLFAEYRGGSVKDVADLLELDFLDRRVREYSSGMRKKLSLAQAFLGDPELIMLDEPLANLDFDSMGKVVEVIDEFRDGSSFLLISHIWEPLLPVVDRIYLISNGKLVAQGGRDEMAGRLKAIYSLSEP; this comes from the coding sequence GTGATAAAGGCCGTTGAGCTCAGGAAGTATTTTGGTAGTATAAAGGCCTTGGATGGTCTGACGGTGGATATGCCAAAGGGCGTTAACCTTGTGGTTGGGCCGAACGGTGGGGGTAAGAGCACGTTTTTCAAAATAGCCGCGGGAGTTTACAGGCCGACGGGGGGTAAAATCAGAGTTCTTGGAAAAGATCCCTGGGTCGATGCAGATTTCAAGAGGAAAGTGGGCGTTTCCTTTGATCCTGCGGCGTTTCCACCCCTGATGAGCGGCAGGGAATGGCTCTCACTGTTTGCCGAGTACAGGGGAGGGAGTGTGAAGGATGTAGCCGACCTTTTGGAGCTTGATTTTCTTGACAGAAGGGTTAGGGAGTATTCTTCCGGAATGAGGAAGAAGCTCAGTCTCGCCCAGGCTTTTCTGGGGGATCCAGAGCTCATAATGCTGGACGAACCGCTGGCGAACCTCGACTTTGACTCCATGGGAAAAGTAGTGGAGGTGATAGATGAGTTTAGGGATGGCTCGAGCTTCCTTCTGATCAGCCATATATGGGAACCCCTGCTTCCTGTCGTGGACAGGATTTACCTCATCAGCAACGGAAAGCTCGTTGCCCAGGGCGGGCGGGATGAGATGGCCGGGAGGCTAAAGGCCATTTACTCCCTCAGCGAACCGTGA
- a CDS encoding antitoxin family protein: MPEEIVAIYRGDVIIPLKKLNIPPGSRIKLLIEKVEVRDAMKELGYLKLLQEGEDAEELFEF, encoded by the coding sequence ATGCCTGAGGAGATAGTTGCCATCTACCGCGGTGATGTGATAATTCCACTCAAAAAACTGAACATACCCCCTGGTTCACGGATTAAGCTGCTGATCGAGAAGGTTGAAGTTAGGGACGCGATGAAAGAGCTTGGATACCTCAAGCTCCTGCAGGAGGGGGAGGATGCCGAGGAGCTCTTCGAATTTTAG
- a CDS encoding NfeD family protein produces MRNLITLLALAADEIAVGLFILIVLPRFGVAVPLWAVAVIIGILLVKDFLIAPFVLRGGLSARPRTGPESLIGKTAVVVEDLAPEGLVKINGELWSAECIKGTAKRGEKVVVVGVKGTKVLVERRASPESGQPPRDGSS; encoded by the coding sequence ATGAGGAACCTCATAACGCTCCTCGCGCTGGCGGCGGACGAAATCGCTGTGGGCCTCTTCATTCTTATTGTACTTCCGAGATTCGGGGTTGCGGTTCCCCTCTGGGCGGTGGCGGTCATCATAGGCATCCTTCTGGTCAAGGACTTTCTCATCGCTCCCTTCGTCCTGCGCGGCGGCCTCAGCGCCAGGCCCCGAACGGGCCCCGAGAGTCTGATCGGGAAAACCGCCGTGGTGGTTGAGGATTTAGCTCCAGAAGGCCTCGTGAAGATTAACGGTGAGCTTTGGAGCGCCGAGTGTATAAAAGGAACCGCAAAAAGGGGAGAGAAGGTAGTGGTGGTAGGGGTGAAGGGGACTAAGGTTCTCGTGGAACGCCGAGCATCGCCAGAATCCGGGCAACCTCCTCGGGATGGTTCGTCGTGA
- a CDS encoding ABC transporter permease, with product MRGLLKWELSEHLRVSMLVIGIPVLLMVLVSDLLSYARAFSYSSGGSLGVEISEWSVSHSPTGQVILSVFGINHFWILLLILIVIMGVMVFRADREGGYAQAIFTLPLSKGKVFGIKFAVLLIYSLLLLYLPVFLFLATAFASVPDLFSELLGWADFRNLLVFALYFALYSSALSALVSLVLPNSSQAIMVAFILLLLPSLLGIGLPPFSFVSAIPKHLNAVFSPGYILQGLIVPGILMLLSLILTERRDVV from the coding sequence TTGAGAGGACTGCTCAAATGGGAGCTCTCCGAGCACCTGAGGGTTTCGATGCTTGTGATCGGGATCCCCGTCCTGCTCATGGTTTTGGTTTCCGATCTTCTGAGCTATGCCCGGGCGTTCTCCTATTCAAGCGGCGGCTCGCTTGGGGTGGAGATCTCCGAGTGGTCGGTTTCCCATAGCCCCACCGGCCAGGTTATACTGTCAGTCTTCGGGATAAACCATTTCTGGATCCTCCTCTTGATCCTGATAGTCATCATGGGCGTGATGGTCTTCCGTGCCGACAGGGAGGGCGGCTACGCACAGGCAATATTCACCCTTCCGCTTTCGAAGGGAAAGGTCTTCGGGATCAAGTTCGCGGTACTGCTCATATACTCGCTTCTCCTGCTCTACCTCCCCGTTTTCCTCTTCCTCGCGACCGCCTTTGCAAGCGTCCCCGACCTGTTCTCGGAACTCCTCGGCTGGGCGGACTTCAGGAACCTCCTTGTGTTCGCCCTGTACTTCGCACTTTACTCGTCTGCCCTCTCCGCGCTCGTCTCCCTCGTCCTCCCGAACTCGTCTCAGGCAATAATGGTGGCCTTCATACTGCTCCTCCTTCCCAGCCTCCTCGGTATAGGTCTCCCGCCCTTCAGCTTTGTAAGCGCCATCCCCAAACATCTGAACGCGGTCTTCAGCCCCGGGTACATACTTCAGGGACTGATAGTCCCCGGGATCCTCATGCTGCTTTCCCTGATACTGACCGAGAGGAGGGATGTGGTTTGA
- a CDS encoding secondary thiamine-phosphate synthase enzyme YjbQ has product MIFTIEVPTKERFQIIDITDEVQRKVWEGKMKHGIALVFTKHTTTGLMINEPERGLLQDFKSKMKELIPKGKGYLHDRIDNNAHSHLRASLLLNSELVIPVDEGELLLGTWQRILFVELDGPRHRKVLVMLCPCQELPEE; this is encoded by the coding sequence TTGATTTTCACGATAGAGGTTCCCACAAAGGAGAGGTTCCAGATAATCGACATAACGGACGAGGTTCAGCGGAAAGTCTGGGAAGGAAAAATGAAGCACGGCATAGCACTGGTGTTCACGAAGCACACTACCACCGGGTTGATGATAAACGAACCCGAGAGAGGCCTTCTCCAGGACTTCAAGTCAAAGATGAAAGAGCTGATACCGAAGGGAAAGGGCTACCTCCACGACAGAATAGACAACAACGCCCACAGCCATCTCAGAGCCTCTCTCCTTTTGAACTCCGAGCTGGTCATACCCGTAGATGAGGGAGAGCTTTTGCTTGGAACATGGCAGAGAATCCTTTTTGTGGAACTGGACGGACCAAGGCATAGAAAAGTCCTGGTCATGCTCTGTCCCTGCCAGGAACTCCCGGAGGAGTGA
- a CDS encoding immunoglobulin-like domain-containing protein: MKIVKVPDEDKFGVIPYGSPPQVELEIEVIPRKGGIVLRISNPNLAKVEITNEVELYEYVGFWQKLNLGLVFLEKRIVLIPGETVEQRIPVELTPGEYRVVKFAYVKGARVRVEKEFTVR, from the coding sequence ATGAAGATTGTAAAGGTACCCGATGAAGATAAATTTGGCGTGATTCCCTATGGATCCCCTCCTCAAGTTGAGCTTGAAATAGAGGTCATTCCCAGGAAGGGTGGGATAGTTCTCCGAATAAGCAACCCCAACTTAGCCAAAGTCGAGATAACGAACGAAGTTGAACTCTATGAGTATGTGGGCTTCTGGCAAAAGCTTAACTTGGGCCTCGTCTTTCTGGAAAAAAGGATCGTTCTCATACCGGGTGAAACCGTTGAGCAGAGGATCCCGGTTGAACTCACTCCGGGGGAGTACAGGGTAGTCAAGTTTGCCTACGTCAAAGGTGCAAGGGTAAGGGTTGAGAAGGAATTCACGGTTCGCTGA
- the dph2 gene encoding diphthamide biosynthesis enzyme Dph2 encodes MHEIPFDEIVERLREIGSKRVLIQTPEGLKKEAQELADFLEAKGIEVIINGDINYGACDPADSKAKLLGCDALIHLGHSYMTLHLEVPTIFVPAFAKVDPIPALEKNLGEIRKLGKRIALVTTAQHILHLERMCRFLEEKGFEVLIGRGDSRVSWPGQVLGCNFSAAKVEAEGALFVGAGYFHPIGVAIATKKPTLAVNPYSGDAIWINEDAERLVRKRWGQIVKAMDAEKFGVVISTKKGQLRLAEARKIINLLREHGKYARLIAMDYVSYSALEGFDFDAYVVVACPRVPVDDYENWRKPVLTPKEVEILLGIREEYEFDEILGAERKEDEPYGISLKML; translated from the coding sequence ATGCACGAGATACCCTTCGATGAGATAGTGGAAAGGCTCCGCGAGATTGGCTCAAAAAGGGTCCTTATACAAACGCCAGAGGGTCTTAAAAAAGAAGCCCAAGAACTTGCCGATTTTCTTGAAGCCAAAGGTATAGAGGTCATAATAAACGGGGACATCAACTATGGGGCGTGTGATCCCGCTGATTCAAAGGCCAAACTGCTTGGATGCGACGCGCTTATACACCTGGGACATAGCTACATGACGCTACACCTGGAGGTTCCAACGATCTTCGTCCCGGCTTTTGCAAAAGTTGATCCAATCCCCGCCCTCGAGAAAAACCTCGGTGAGATAAGAAAGCTGGGGAAGAGGATAGCCCTGGTTACCACCGCCCAGCACATACTCCATCTTGAGAGAATGTGCCGCTTTCTCGAGGAGAAGGGCTTTGAAGTCCTGATTGGCAGGGGAGATTCCAGGGTAAGCTGGCCGGGACAGGTTTTAGGCTGCAACTTCTCGGCCGCCAAGGTGGAAGCGGAAGGGGCTCTCTTTGTCGGGGCCGGTTACTTCCACCCGATAGGCGTGGCAATTGCCACGAAAAAACCCACTCTCGCTGTAAACCCCTATTCCGGCGATGCCATCTGGATAAACGAAGACGCGGAAAGGCTGGTCAGAAAAAGATGGGGCCAGATAGTCAAGGCCATGGACGCAGAGAAATTCGGGGTCGTCATAAGTACAAAAAAGGGACAGCTCAGACTGGCGGAGGCGAGGAAGATCATTAATCTTCTCAGAGAGCACGGAAAGTACGCCAGACTTATAGCCATGGACTACGTAAGCTATTCTGCCCTGGAAGGCTTCGATTTTGATGCTTACGTTGTAGTTGCCTGTCCGAGGGTTCCAGTAGATGACTACGAAAACTGGAGAAAGCCAGTGCTTACACCAAAGGAGGTCGAGATCCTCCTGGGTATTCGTGAGGAGTATGAATTCGATGAGATACTCGGTGCCGAGAGGAAGGAGGATGAGCCCTACGGGATCTCATTAAAGATGCTGTGA
- a CDS encoding CoA-binding protein: MVRIMPVDRLSDEEIKEILTKYRKIALVGASPKPERDANRVMRYLLEKGYEVYPVNPRYEEVLGRKCYPSVLDIPDEVEIVDLFVRPEFTMDYVEQAIEKGAKVVWFQFNTYNRDAFKKAKEAGLTAVAHRCIKQEHERLIG, from the coding sequence ATGGTAAGGATAATGCCCGTTGACAGGCTTAGCGATGAGGAAATCAAGGAAATACTCACGAAGTACAGGAAGATAGCCCTCGTGGGAGCTTCTCCAAAACCGGAGCGCGACGCCAACAGGGTGATGCGGTATCTCCTAGAGAAGGGCTACGAGGTCTACCCTGTAAACCCCCGCTATGAAGAAGTCCTCGGAAGGAAGTGTTACCCAAGCGTCCTCGATATCCCGGATGAAGTTGAGATAGTCGACCTCTTCGTCCGCCCGGAGTTCACGATGGATTACGTGGAGCAGGCGATAGAGAAGGGCGCCAAGGTCGTGTGGTTCCAGTTCAACACCTATAACCGGGATGCCTTTAAGAAAGCCAAAGAGGCCGGACTCACAGCTGTGGCACACAGGTGCATAAAGCAGGAACACGAGAGGCTCATTGGGTAA
- a CDS encoding prenyltransferase has protein sequence MVIDEIIETVETIPDPYLRATTYAKIAERLAKINDKRFKFVFIKAIETSKNIEDPVKVMKALLSIGYSMAKSGLKTSKKVYQRVVEDSKSLPAPIRDELMALAARYMLGLGEINEAIYYASEIKSEGLRDAVLLQIIRRNTALIGSEKVKVAYRIRKSKMALEMIHSEPFRSKALIEIMKSYFLMGSYENGINVIKEIGLREWAKYAFKEALFFLKEYGVLERYVIPLKELSKELVEKFGEDFKIELAIAFALTGEPFEAADLIRKLDGKELLVEASLRLLDVSPKHLADFIRTLNDREAAVVGKAVMNRFLEKPEDGDWEVVRAIWERTGNEEVMVKMVRYSLLRGDVEGAMRVAERIRSERLRSIALADIAHSLLKLGNVSRAIDVALEVRDRRFSSILMAEILLSAADTEIEKKVIANGTAKGLNGKKA, from the coding sequence ATGGTAATAGATGAAATCATTGAAACTGTTGAAACTATCCCCGACCCCTACCTGAGGGCAACCACCTACGCGAAAATCGCCGAGAGGCTGGCTAAAATCAACGACAAGAGGTTCAAGTTCGTTTTTATCAAGGCTATTGAGACGTCAAAGAATATAGAAGACCCTGTAAAGGTCATGAAAGCTCTTCTCTCCATCGGATACTCAATGGCAAAATCCGGCCTGAAGACGTCGAAGAAAGTTTATCAGCGCGTTGTTGAGGACTCAAAAAGTTTGCCCGCTCCGATTAGGGATGAGCTAATGGCCCTGGCGGCCAGGTACATGCTCGGCCTGGGGGAGATAAACGAGGCCATTTATTATGCCAGCGAGATAAAGTCTGAGGGGTTGAGGGATGCAGTCCTGCTCCAGATAATCCGCAGAAATACAGCCCTAATAGGGTCAGAAAAAGTAAAAGTCGCCTACAGAATCAGAAAGAGCAAAATGGCACTTGAGATGATACACTCCGAGCCCTTCCGTTCAAAGGCTTTAATAGAGATAATGAAGTCCTACTTCCTTATGGGGAGCTACGAAAATGGGATAAACGTCATAAAAGAGATCGGACTCAGGGAGTGGGCAAAGTACGCCTTTAAGGAGGCCCTCTTCTTCCTGAAAGAGTATGGGGTTTTGGAGAGGTACGTGATTCCTCTAAAGGAGCTATCAAAGGAGCTCGTTGAAAAGTTTGGAGAAGATTTCAAAATTGAGCTGGCCATAGCGTTTGCCCTTACCGGGGAGCCCTTTGAAGCCGCAGATCTCATAAGAAAGCTTGATGGAAAAGAGCTTTTGGTTGAAGCTTCACTCAGGCTTCTTGATGTTTCTCCAAAGCACCTGGCGGACTTTATTCGTACCCTAAACGACAGGGAAGCTGCCGTAGTCGGGAAGGCAGTTATGAACAGGTTCCTGGAGAAGCCAGAGGATGGCGACTGGGAGGTAGTAAGGGCCATCTGGGAGCGTACTGGAAACGAGGAAGTAATGGTGAAGATGGTGAGGTATTCTCTTCTTCGCGGTGACGTTGAAGGGGCCATGAGGGTTGCCGAGAGGATACGGAGCGAACGCCTCCGTTCAATAGCCCTGGCGGACATAGCACACAGTCTCTTGAAGCTTGGGAATGTCTCAAGGGCAATAGACGTTGCCCTAGAGGTCAGGGATAGGAGGTTCTCCTCGATTCTCATGGCTGAGATCCTCCTCAGTGCGGCGGACACCGAGATAGAGAAAAAGGTGATCGCGAATGGAACGGCTAAGGGGCTTAATGGGAAGAAGGCATGA
- a CDS encoding SPL family radical SAM protein, protein MNLRVIEKKAKSIYTRSRIPGVDWTVNQYVGCTFACKYCYAKFMAKWRDYGEWGTWVEVKTNAPELARKRVKGSVVMSTVSDPYQPIEAELKLTRRILQYMDKRNELSILTKSPLVTRDIELFKLFRSIEVGLTINGFTGREKRLFEPLTPVHGARVSALKELKEAGLRTYVFVSPIIPGITDVFAIVEDTRDFADYYFFEVLNLRAAGREFQALLKEGYPESSEALTDRGKFGEFLRKLKEEIKGLGVKAEGIETHQRGWEFLKL, encoded by the coding sequence ATGAACCTTCGGGTTATCGAGAAAAAGGCCAAAAGCATTTACACCCGCTCGAGGATTCCCGGCGTCGATTGGACAGTGAATCAGTACGTCGGCTGCACCTTCGCCTGCAAATACTGCTACGCCAAGTTCATGGCGAAATGGAGAGACTACGGCGAGTGGGGCACCTGGGTGGAAGTTAAGACCAACGCACCCGAGCTGGCCAGAAAGCGCGTTAAAGGGAGCGTTGTCATGTCCACGGTTAGTGACCCGTACCAGCCGATAGAAGCGGAGCTAAAGCTGACGAGGCGGATTCTCCAGTATATGGACAAGAGGAACGAGCTCTCCATCCTGACGAAGTCGCCGCTTGTTACGAGGGACATTGAGCTCTTTAAACTCTTCCGCTCGATAGAGGTGGGTTTAACGATAAACGGCTTCACGGGAAGAGAGAAGAGGCTCTTCGAACCGCTGACGCCTGTTCACGGGGCGAGGGTGAGCGCACTAAAGGAGCTGAAGGAAGCCGGGCTGAGGACGTACGTCTTTGTTAGCCCGATAATCCCGGGAATAACGGACGTCTTCGCGATAGTCGAGGACACGAGAGACTTTGCGGACTACTACTTCTTCGAGGTTCTGAACCTTCGGGCGGCGGGAAGGGAGTTTCAGGCCCTGCTCAAAGAGGGGTACCCGGAAAGCTCCGAGGCTCTGACCGACCGCGGGAAGTTCGGGGAGTTTCTGCGGAAGCTGAAGGAAGAGATAAAAGGCCTTGGGGTAAAGGCGGAGGGGATAGAGACTCACCAGAGGGGGTGGGAGTTCCTTAAGCTGTAG